The proteins below come from a single Xiphophorus hellerii strain 12219 chromosome 14, Xiphophorus_hellerii-4.1, whole genome shotgun sequence genomic window:
- the acap1 gene encoding arf-GAP with coiled-coil, ANK repeat and PH domain-containing protein 1, with amino-acid sequence MTVKLDFEECLKDSPRFRAEIEVVQNDVSELETRLDKLVKQCQAMLEAGRVYCQTSKNFVSGLRELGHQLSTDSMMEECLDKFSKKLSVIFDAQGEVIETIQKSVRTKLQTFVKEDVRKFKDVRKEFERSSETLEGALARNAQAPRGKLHEVEEATNALLNARKSFRSGALDYVLEINVFEAKKKADILFAMLSLLESQAQFFQQGHQSLSELDQYCQKLNEEHTQFVLNSAREKRDMEQRHAAIKKKDMSYDESILDFNADAANGIAMDGYLYKRASNAFKTWSRRWFSIQKNQLVYQKKFKDQPTVVVEDLRLCTVKPSTENERRFCFEVVSPSKCCLLQADSEREQQAWITAVQNSIASAFQERREDAHSPRSRCTSVSMSSLEKGGGGIGDQENEGCKALEEIQAISGNKQCCDCGEPGPDWASINLGITLCIVCSGIHRSLGVHFSKVRSLTLDTWEPELIKLMCELGNSVINRIYEARIDEITIKKPHPSSPRGDKESWIRSKYVEKKFIQKLPETGRSNLVRRSSARRTRATTQDRNAQRPPLKPKPTRATLPRLTGLSPSDILKNNSSAHKDWEEDEEEDLSGLHPGALLYRSAALQNFPVMADALAHGADVNWVNVGEDSSTPLIQAVSVNALAACEFLLQNGANVNQADSNGRGPLHHATILGHTGLVCLFLKRGADYNARDKNDKDPITIAVDNANADIVTLLRIAKMNKEMREMDGAFGQSGDETYQDIFRDFSHMASNNPEKLRRRSADPKP; translated from the exons AGCTGAAATCGAAGTCGTCCAGAATGACGTGAGCGAGCTGGAAACTCGCCTGGACAAG CTTGTGAAGCAATGCCAGGCCATGCTGGAGGCCGGCCGTGTCTACTGTCAGACCAGCAAGAACTTCGTCAGCGGCCTGCGGGAGCTCGGACACCAGTTGTCCACGGACAGCATGATGGAG GAATGCTTGGACAAATTTTCCAAAAAGCTGTCTGTCATCTTTGACGCACAGGGG GAAGTGATTGAGACGATTCAGAAGTCGGTCAGGACGAAGCTGCAGACCTTCGTGAAGGA AGATGTTCGTAAGTTTAAGGACGTCCGTAAAGAGTTCGAGCGCAGCAGCGAGACCCTGGAGGGCGCGCTGGCCAGGAATGCCCAGGCTCCTCGGGGGAAGCTGCACGAAGTGGAGGAGGCAACTAACGCTCTGCTCAACGCACGCAAGTCCTTCCGGTCGGGGGCATTAGACTATGTCCTGGAG ATTAACGTCTTCGAGGCCAAAAAGAAGGCGGATATTCTGTTTGCC ATGCTGTCCCTCCTGGAGTCCCAGGCTCAGTTCTTTCAACAAGGCCACCAGTCTCTGTCAGAACTGGATCAATATTGCCAGAAACTGAATGAAGag CACACCCAGTTCGTCTTAAACTCGGCCAGGGAGAAGAGGGACATGGAGCAAAGGCACGCAGCTATcaagaaaaag GACATGTCCTACGACGAGTcaattttggattttaatgCTGATGCGGCCAACGGGATAGCGATGGATGGTTACCTTTACAAGCGAGCCAGCAATGCCTTCAAGACCTGGAGCAG ACGTTGGTTTTCAATTCAGAAGAATCAGCTGGTGTATCAGAAgaaatttaag GACCAGCCCACGGTTGTGGTGGAGGACCTGCGTCTCTGCACCGTCAAGCCCAGCACCGAAAACGAGAGGCGGTTCTGCTTTGAAGTGGTGTCCCCGTCAAA gtgctGTTTGTTGCAGGCAGACTCAGAGAGGGAGCAGCAAGCGTGGATCACTGCCGTCCAAAACAGCATCGCCTCGGCCTTCCAGGAGCGCAGAGAGGACGCACACAGCCCC AGGTCGCGCTGCACCTCAGTGTCGATGAGCAGCTTGGAGAAAGGAGGCGGAGGAATCGGGGATCAGGAGAACGAAGGCTGCAAGGCTCTGGAGGAGATTCAGGCGATCTCAGGAAACAAGCAGTGCTGCGACTGCGGAGAGCCCGGGCCCGACTGGGCCTCCATCAACCTGGGCATCACCCTGTGCATCGTCTGCTCGGGGATACACAG GAGCCTGGGAGTTCATTTCTCCAAAGTGCGCTCCCTCACTCTGGACACCTGGGAGCCAGAGCTCATTAAG TTGATGTGCGAGTTGGGCAACTCGGTGATCAACAGGATCTACGAGGCTCGGATTGATGAGATCACCATCAAGAAGCCCCACCCGTCCAGTCCCAG AGGCGACAAGGAGTCATGGATTAGGTCAAAGTACGTTGAAAAGAAGTTTATCCAGAAGCTGCCTGAGACCGGCAGATCCAACCTGGTGAGGCGGTCCAGCGCCAGGAGAACCCGAGCCACCACCCAGGACAGGAACGCCCAGCGGCCGCCTCTCAAGCCCAAGCCGACCCGCGCCACGCTGCCTCGGCTCACCG GGCTAAGCCCCAGCGACATCCTAAAGAACAACTCAAGCGCTCATAAAG ATTGGGAGGAAGACGAAGAAGAGGATCTCAGCGGCCTTCATCCCGGGGCGCTGTTGTACCGCTCGGCTGCGCTGCAGAACTTCCCCGTCATGGCGGACGCGCTGGCCCACGGAGCCGACGTCAACTGGGTGAACGTGGGCGAGGATTCGAGCACACCTCTGATACAGGCCGTGTCTGTG AACGCTCTGGCAGCCTGTGAGTTTCTGCTGCAGAATGGCGCCAACGTCAACCAGGCGGACAGCAACGGGAGGGGGCCGCTGCACCACGCCACCATCCTGGGCCACACAGG GTTGGTTTGCCTGTTCTTGAAACGAGGAGCAGACTACAACGCCCGAGACAAGAACGACAAAGACCCCATAACCATCGCCGTGGACAACGCAAACGCAGACATCGTCACTCT GCTGAGGATCGCCAAGATGAACAAAGAGATGCGGGAGATGGACGGAGCCTTCGGCCAATCAG GTGATGAAACGTACCAGGACATTTTCAGAGACTTTTCACACATGGCCTCCAATAACCCGGAGAAGCTCAGGCGCCGCAGTGCAGACCCTAAACCGTAA
- the slc16a13 gene encoding monocarboxylate transporter 13, translating into MANGKLKSQSQGDGAEGPDGGWGWVLVVAMFVSTSLVFGLMRGLGIFFVEFVQYFEESAQAISWISSIGLAAQQFFSPLGAALCNAYNARLVVMTGGFLSGLGLILASQATCLVHLYLSMGVISGLGWGLVFTPMVATVMANFTRRRALAVGLGFSSIGLSSFAFNPLFQLLVETYTWRGALLILGGLSLNIMACGALIRPECLSKASTKVDSQSRSSQPDLLQRVSSYLEVSLLCERPYLTYALGVTLLNFGYFVPYFHLVAHSRQVGFSEYRAAFIMSAAGVTDIFGRIASGWFSDLGRFRVVHLLTLWTALAGVFIMLLPVSSLTRSYTVMIVISLLYGFCSGALTSMVFAVMPMIMGVERMMGGLGLLQLIESCAGLLGTPLSGWLRDMTGNYTASFVVAGSFVLLGSLTMTTLPHYFSCAEPPPPQRPVLVDNSETLNLELGQKDGCSPEFNHQTAEQRER; encoded by the exons ATGGCCAACGGAAAGCTGAAATCACAGAGCCAGGGGGATGGAGCAGAAGGCCCGGACGGAGGCTGGGGCTGGGTGCTGGTCGTGGCGATGTTCGTCAGCACCAGCCTCGTGTTTGGACTGATGCGCGGTTTGGGGATCTTCTTTGTGGAGTTCGTCCAGTACTTTGAGGAGAGCGCTCAGGCCATCTCCTGGATCTCATCCATCGGCTTGGCAGCGCAGCAGTTCTTCA GCCCGCTGGGTGCAGCTCTATGTAACGCATATAATGCCAGGCTGGTTGTGATGACAGGAGGTTTTCTTTCCGGACTCGGACTCATCCTGGCCTCACAGGCCACCTGCCTGGTTCACCTCTACCTTTCTATGGGAGTAATCTCAG GTTTGGGGTGGGGGCTGGTCTTCACCCCAATGGTGGCCACAGTCATGGCTAACTTCACCCGTAGACGAGCGCTGGCTGTGGGACTGGGTTTCTCTAGCATTGGCCTTTCTTCCTTTGCTTTTAACCCACTTTTCCAGCTGCTGGTGGAGACATATACCTGGCGCGGAGCCCTGCTCATCCTGGGGGGCCTCAGCCTCAACATCATGGCCTGCGGAGCCCTTATCCGACCAGAGTGTCTCTCTAAAGCCTCAACAAAG GTGGACTCACAGAGCAGGTCATCACAGCCTGACCTCCTGCAGAGAGTCTCCTCCTACCTGGAGGTGTCGCTGCTTTGTGAGAGGCCATATCTCACCTACGCCTTAGGTGTAACTCTTTTAAACTTTGGCTACTTTGTGCCATATTTCCACCTGGTGGCCCACAGCCGCCAGGTGGGCTTCTCCGAGTACCGAGCGGCATTCATCATGTCAGCTGCAGGCGTCACAGACATTTTTGGCCGAATTGCCTCAGGCTGGTTCTCGGACTTGGGGCGCTTTCGGGTGGTGCATCTGCTGACCTTGTGGACAGCTTTGGCGGGAGTGTTCATCATGCTGCTGCCCGTGAGCTCCTTGACGCGCTCCTACACTGTAATGATTGTGATCAGCCTTCTCTACGGTTTCTGCTCCGGCGCTTTGACCTCCATGGTGTTTGCTGTGATGCCGATGATCATGGGCGTGGAGCGCATGATGGGAGGCCTTGGGCTCCTGCAGCTGATCGAGAGCTGTGCAGGACTGCTGGGTACTCCGCTGTCAG GTTGGCTCAGAGACATGACAGGAAACTACACGGCCTCCTTTGTGGTCGCCGGCTCTTTTGTGCTCCTCGGTAGTTTGACCATGACCACGCTGCCTCACTATTTCTCCTGCGCGGAGCCTCCACCTCCTCAGAGACCCGTCCTCGTTGATAACAGCGAGACTTTGAATTTAGAGCTCGGACAGAAGGACGGCTGCTCGCCTGAATTCAACCATCAAACCGCGGAACAAAGAGAACGGTGA
- the bcl6b gene encoding B-cell lymphoma 6 protein homolog: MEVLGVYRADRGQTMRAEGYVKEFTRHSNDVLLNLNELRHRGILTDTTLVVGSVQLQAHSAVLVACSGFFYSLYSHRVMLQGRGGGSREPLRTVSLPSSLDPSCVSLLLDFMYTSRLPLTPSIVSGVLAVAAYLQMDHVADTCRDFMQLHCTENVSARHTQMELDSSVSVASASPKGGELPGPGPQQSLAAAADRRFPVVAEGFLKPGAFPPCQPGSDEVKEHPDSPVLNARTLSPNSPDRSSCHPNSPAESSTCSKNPEIETKAAPDPKACNWKKYKYIILNPLCTAAAVAAVKVEESEEVQCQDLALEAPTEAWSGEVPGQIDRQGQASCYEGSGRAPPLGPPPSLDLPKGSTSHKKEPGSPGTIIPKLLPSDPEAAQLGEPPIKCENRYLPFAYSGSLQGTKSVCSGDKPYRCNVCGAQFNRPANLKTHTRIHSGEKPYRCDTCGARFVQVAHLRAHVLIHTGEKPYPCHTCGTRFRHLQTLKSHLRIHTGEKPYSCEKCDLHFRHKSQLRLHLRQKHGAITNTKIRYKVLTEPFPPLLQAC; the protein is encoded by the exons ATGGAAGTGTTGGGGGTCTATAGGGCGGACAGAGGGCAGACCATGAGGGCTGAGGGATACGTGAAGGAGTTCACTCGCCACTCCAACGACGTGCTGCTGAACCTGAACGAGCTCCGGCACAGGGGCATCCTGACTGACACCACCCTGGTGGTCGGCAGCGTCCAGCTGCAGGCGCACTCCGCCGTGCTTGTGGCCTGCAG CGGGTTTTTCTACTCCCTGTATTCCCACCGGGTGATGCTTCAGGGCCGTGGTGGCGGCAGCAGAGAGCCGCTCAGGACCGTGTCTCTCCCCAGCAGCCTGGACCCGTCCTGCGTCTCCCTGCTGCTCGACTTCATGTACACCTCCCGCCTGCCCCTGACACCAAGCATCGTCTCTGGCGTGCTGGCCGTGGCCGCCTATCTGCAGATGGACCATGTGGCGGACACGTGCAGGGACTTCATGCAGCTGCACTG cacaGAGAACGTGAGTGCTAGACACACGCAGATGgagctggactccagcgtctCTGTAGCCTCTGCATCCCCTAAAGGGGGGGAACTGCCTGGTCCAGGACCCCAGCAGTCCCTcgcagcagctgcagacagaAG gttCCCTGTTGTTGCAGAAGGCTTTCTCAAGCCAGGGGCTTTCCCACCCTGCCAGCCTGGGTCAGACGAGGTGAAAGAACATCCTGACTCACCCGTCCTGAATGCCCGGACTTTATCCCCAAACAGCCCAGACCGCTCCAGCTGCCATCCGAACTCTCCTGCCGAGTCTAGCACCTGCAGCAAAAACCCAGAG ATTGAAACCAAAGCCGCACCAGACCCAAAGGCCTGCAACTGGAAGAAGTACAAGTACATTATCCTGAACCCTCTctgcactgctgctgctgttgctgcggTGAAAGTAGAGGAGTCAGAGGAGGTTCAGTGTCAGGATTTGGCTCTCGAAGCTCCAACAGAGGCGTGGTCTGGAGAAGTGCCTGGTCAGATTGATAG ACAGGGGCAGGCCTCCTGCTACGAGGGTTCTGGCCGAGCCCCTCCCCTCGGGCCGCCTCCCTCTCTGGATCTCCCAAAAGGGTCTACCTCCCACAAGAAGGAGCCAG GCTCACCTGGCACCATTATCCCTAAACTTCTTCCATCTGATCCGGAAGCTGCCCAACTCGGAGAACCTCCAATCAAATGCGAGAATCGCTACCTGCCCTTTGCTTACTCTGGCTCTCTTCAGGGAACCAAATCTGTGTGCTCAG GAGACAAGCCGTACCGCTGTAATGTGTGCGGAGCTCAGTTTAACCGACCAGCCAACCTGAAAACTCACACCCGCATTCACTCAGGAGAGAAACCATACCGCTGCGACACCTGTGGAGCTCGATTTGTTCAG GTTGCCCACCTCCGGGCCCACGTCCTGATCCACACTGGTGAGAAACCCTACCCCTGTCACACCTGTGGAACCCGCTTCCGCCACCTGCAGACGCTCAAGAGCCACCTGCGCatccacactggagagaaaCCTTACTCC TGTGAGAAGTGCGACCTTCACTTCCGACACAAGAGCCAGCTGCGTCTGCACCTACGACAGAAACACGGCGCCATCACCAACACCAAGATCCGCTACAAGGTGCTGACCGAGCCCTTCCCGCCTCTTCTGCAGGCCTGCTGA